From Alphaproteobacteria bacterium, the proteins below share one genomic window:
- the ispH gene encoding 4-hydroxy-3-methylbut-2-enyl diphosphate reductase — MNVVQPPSPAQRPLLTLLLASPRGFCAGVDRAIQIVERALEKYGRPVYVRHEIVHNRFVVENLEAKGAVFVDELDAVPDDRPVVFSAHGVPKSVPAEAQRRTLLYVDATCPLVSKVHRESERHHAAGRTILLIGHRGHPEVIGTMGQLPEGAVILVEDAAQAETVQVPDPENLAFATQTTLSVDDTAGIVAILQRRFPRMQGPKIEDICYATTNRQAAVKAIAPRCEALVVIGAPNSSNSMRLVEVAKTYGCPRATLVRRAADLDWNWLQGVSRLGVTAGASAPEVLVDELIAACRARFDVVIEEVRVTEESVVFKLPRALVA; from the coding sequence ATGAATGTCGTCCAGCCCCCTTCCCCCGCCCAGCGGCCGCTTCTCACACTGCTGCTGGCCAGCCCGCGCGGCTTCTGCGCCGGCGTCGACCGTGCCATCCAGATCGTCGAGCGCGCGCTGGAGAAGTACGGACGGCCGGTCTATGTGCGCCACGAGATCGTGCACAACCGCTTCGTGGTCGAAAATCTCGAGGCCAAGGGCGCGGTGTTCGTCGACGAGCTCGACGCCGTGCCCGACGACCGGCCAGTCGTGTTCAGCGCCCATGGCGTGCCCAAGTCGGTACCGGCTGAGGCGCAACGCCGCACCCTGCTCTATGTCGACGCCACCTGCCCGCTGGTCTCCAAGGTGCACCGCGAATCCGAGCGCCATCATGCCGCGGGCCGCACCATCCTGCTGATCGGCCATCGCGGCCATCCCGAAGTGATCGGCACCATGGGCCAGCTGCCCGAAGGCGCCGTGATCCTGGTCGAGGACGCCGCCCAGGCCGAGACGGTGCAGGTGCCCGATCCCGAGAATCTCGCCTTCGCCACCCAGACCACGCTGTCGGTCGACGACACCGCCGGCATCGTCGCCATCCTGCAGCGGCGTTTCCCGCGCATGCAGGGGCCCAAGATCGAGGACATCTGCTACGCCACCACCAACCGCCAGGCGGCGGTGAAGGCGATCGCGCCACGCTGCGAGGCGCTGGTGGTGATCGGCGCGCCCAATTCCTCGAACTCGATGCGCCTGGTCGAGGTGGCGAAGACCTACGGCTGCCCCAGGGCGACGCTGGTGCGACGCGCCGCCGATCTCGACTGGAACTGGCTGCAGGGCGTGTCGCGCCTTGGCGTCACCGCCGGCGCTTCGGCCCCCGAAGTGCTGGTGGACGAGCTGATCGCCGCCTGCCGCGCGCGCTTCGATGTCGTCATCGAGGAAGTGCGCGTGACCGAGGAGAGCGTGGTCTTCAAGCTGCCGCGCGCGCTGGTGGCTTGA
- a CDS encoding CDGSH iron-sulfur domain-containing protein — MTSPVAAGTAPIKVSLESGKDYWWCACGRSAKQPFCDGSHKAVGLAPLKYTAQRDGDHWLCMCKGTKNSPLCDGTHKTL; from the coding sequence ATGACCAGCCCTGTAGCAGCCGGCACGGCGCCGATCAAAGTCAGCCTCGAGAGTGGCAAGGATTACTGGTGGTGCGCCTGCGGGCGCTCGGCCAAGCAGCCGTTCTGCGACGGCTCGCACAAGGCCGTCGGCCTGGCGCCGCTGAAATACACGGCGCAGCGGGACGGCGACCACTGGCTCTGCATGTGCAAGGGCACGAAGAATTCTCCGCTGTGCGACGGCACCCACAAGACGCTATGA
- a CDS encoding TetR/AcrR family transcriptional regulator: MGKADDTKRRVERAALTLFMARGVAETTTREIAMAASVAEGTIYRYFPSKDALALDLFTRHHVALADALLQAHQPHKKLRQKTEAIVRCYCEWADADWTVFAYHLLTQHHFLASLSEDLANPVDVVRDVIAQSMAAGEIAKRDLDGMTAAVVGIVLQAAVFKVYGRINGPLSDHAPLFVDSAWAVLAGPKS, encoded by the coding sequence ATGGGGAAGGCAGACGATACCAAGCGGCGCGTCGAGCGCGCGGCGTTGACCCTGTTCATGGCGCGGGGCGTGGCCGAGACCACGACACGCGAGATCGCCATGGCTGCATCGGTCGCCGAAGGTACGATCTATCGCTACTTCCCATCCAAAGACGCGCTCGCCCTCGATCTGTTCACGCGACATCACGTGGCGCTGGCCGACGCGCTCTTGCAGGCGCATCAGCCGCACAAGAAGCTCAGGCAGAAGACCGAAGCGATCGTGCGTTGCTATTGCGAGTGGGCCGACGCCGACTGGACTGTTTTCGCCTATCACCTGCTGACGCAGCACCATTTCCTCGCCAGCCTGTCAGAGGATCTGGCCAACCCGGTCGATGTGGTGCGCGACGTGATCGCCCAGTCGATGGCCGCGGGCGAGATCGCCAAGCGCGATCTCGACGGCATGACCGCCGCCGTGGTCGGCATCGTCCTGCAGGCCGCCGTGTTCAAGGTCTACGGCCGAATCAATGGCCCGCTATCGGACCATGCGCCGCTCTTCGTCGACTCCGCCTGGGCGGTGTTGGCCGGTCCGAAGTCCTGA
- the gcvT gene encoding glycine cleavage system aminomethyltransferase GcvT, which produces MTDAPSSASLQRTPLYDLHRELGGKMVPFAGYDMPVQYPQGVLGEHLHTRASCGLFDVSHMGQIRLTAKPGQDLVGAMESLVPGDIRGLKPGQMRYTQLTNETGGILDDLMVTSTGDHLLLVVNAACKHDDLAHIRKGIGDRVEIEPMFARGLLALQGPRAVDVLSRYASQARTMVFMTGAVLRIDGVECYVTRSGYTGCDGYEIATPADSATHVARLLLSNEEVKPIGLGARDSLRLEAGLCLYGHDIDTTTTPIEAGLLWSVGKERRAQGGFPGAAVVQKQIAEGAPRRRVGLKPEGRTIAREGAEIVDGAGKVIGKVTSGGFGPSLNGPMAMGYVERAQAANGTKLALVVRGKPVAAEVVPMPFVKHTYFRG; this is translated from the coding sequence GTGACCGACGCTCCCTCGTCTGCCTCTCTTCAGCGTACGCCCCTCTACGATCTGCACCGCGAGCTCGGTGGCAAGATGGTGCCGTTCGCCGGCTACGACATGCCGGTGCAGTATCCGCAGGGTGTGCTCGGGGAGCATCTGCACACGCGCGCCAGCTGCGGCCTGTTTGACGTCTCGCATATGGGCCAGATCCGGCTCACCGCGAAGCCGGGCCAGGACCTCGTGGGCGCGATGGAATCGCTGGTGCCCGGCGACATCCGTGGTCTGAAGCCCGGGCAGATGCGCTACACGCAGCTCACCAACGAGACCGGCGGCATCCTCGACGATCTGATGGTGACCAGCACGGGCGATCACCTGCTGCTCGTGGTCAACGCCGCATGCAAGCACGACGACCTCGCCCATATCCGCAAGGGCATCGGCGACCGCGTCGAGATCGAGCCGATGTTCGCCCGCGGCCTGCTGGCGCTGCAGGGACCCAGGGCGGTCGATGTGCTGAGCCGCTACGCGTCGCAGGCGCGCACGATGGTGTTCATGACCGGCGCCGTGCTGCGCATCGATGGCGTGGAGTGCTACGTCACGCGCTCAGGCTACACCGGCTGCGACGGCTACGAGATCGCCACGCCGGCCGACTCGGCCACGCATGTCGCCCGCCTGTTGCTCTCGAATGAAGAGGTCAAGCCGATCGGCCTGGGCGCGCGCGACTCGCTGCGCCTGGAGGCCGGTCTCTGCCTCTACGGCCACGACATCGACACCACGACCACGCCGATCGAGGCCGGGCTGCTGTGGAGCGTGGGCAAGGAACGCCGCGCGCAGGGCGGCTTCCCCGGCGCCGCTGTGGTGCAGAAGCAGATCGCCGAGGGCGCGCCGCGCCGGCGCGTCGGGCTGAAGCCCGAGGGCCGCACCATCGCGCGCGAGGGCGCCGAGATCGTCGACGGCGCCGGCAAAGTGATCGGCAAGGTGACGTCGGGCGGCTTCGGGCCGTCGCTGAACGGGCCGATGGCCATGGGTTATGTCGAGCGCGCGCAGGCCGCCAACGGCACGAAGCTTGCGCTTGTCGTGCGCGGCAAACCGGTCGCGGCCGAGGTGGTGCCGATGCCGTTCGTCAAGCACACGTATTTCCGCGGTTAA
- the gcvH gene encoding glycine cleavage system protein GcvH, producing MLKFSKEHEWVRVEGDIGTVGITDYAQQQLGDVVFVEVPEIGRTVEKGGEIAVVESVKAASDIYAPVGGEVVEANTALADSPGDVNADPMGKAWFFKLRIADKGDLDDLMDEAAYGEYVKGLE from the coding sequence GTGCTGAAATTCTCGAAGGAGCACGAGTGGGTGCGCGTCGAAGGCGACATCGGCACGGTCGGCATCACCGACTATGCCCAGCAGCAGCTGGGCGACGTCGTGTTCGTAGAGGTTCCCGAGATCGGCCGCACGGTCGAGAAAGGTGGCGAGATCGCTGTCGTCGAGTCGGTGAAGGCCGCGTCCGACATCTACGCGCCGGTCGGCGGCGAGGTGGTCGAGGCCAACACCGCGCTCGCCGACTCGCCCGGCGACGTCAACGCCGATCCGATGGGCAAGGCCTGGTTCTTCAAGCTGAGGATCGCCGACAAGGGCGACCTCGACGACCTGATGGACGAGGCGGCCTATGGCGAATACGTGAAGGGTCTCGAGTAG
- the gcvPA gene encoding aminomethyl-transferring glycine dehydrogenase subunit GcvPA → MRYLPLTDADRSEMLSVIGVRSVDELFRDVPEAARLKGKIDRLGDHMGELEVDRALSAMAAKNRAAGAGPFFVGAGAYKHHVPSSVDHLIQRGEFLTSYTPYQPEITQGTLQYLFEFQTQIALFTGMDVANASMYDASTGAAEAVLMANRVTRRSKAILSGGLHPQYRAVIETTARWQGFEAVGAPVDATGVEDLAAQVDKETSCVVVQNPSVFGHVRDLSPLAKACHDAGALLIVVVTEIVSLGLLMPPGEMGADIVVAEGQSLGVGLNFGGPYVGLFATREKFVRQMPGRLVGETVDADGQRGFVLTLSTREQHIRREKATSNICTNSGLCALAFTIHLTLLGEAGFTRLAELNHATAVKTADALAQVKGVSLLNGTFFNEFTLKLPKPAAPVVERLAAKGVLGGVPVSRLMPDDPAVADLLLVAATETVSDADIAALARALTEVL, encoded by the coding sequence ATGCGCTATCTTCCCCTCACCGACGCCGACCGCAGCGAGATGCTGAGCGTCATCGGCGTGCGCTCGGTCGACGAGCTGTTCCGCGACGTGCCGGAAGCGGCGCGCCTGAAGGGCAAGATCGATCGCCTCGGCGACCACATGGGCGAGCTCGAGGTCGATCGCGCGCTCTCGGCCATGGCGGCGAAGAACCGCGCGGCGGGCGCGGGGCCGTTCTTCGTCGGCGCCGGCGCCTACAAGCACCACGTGCCCTCGAGCGTCGATCACCTGATCCAGCGCGGCGAGTTCCTGACCTCGTACACGCCGTACCAGCCCGAGATCACCCAGGGCACGCTGCAGTACCTGTTCGAGTTCCAGACGCAGATCGCGCTGTTCACCGGCATGGATGTGGCCAACGCCTCGATGTACGATGCCAGCACCGGCGCCGCCGAGGCGGTGCTGATGGCCAACCGGGTCACGCGGCGCAGCAAGGCGATCCTGTCGGGCGGCCTGCACCCGCAGTACCGCGCCGTGATCGAGACCACCGCGCGCTGGCAGGGCTTCGAGGCCGTCGGTGCGCCGGTCGACGCGACCGGCGTCGAGGACCTCGCCGCGCAGGTCGACAAGGAAACCTCCTGCGTCGTGGTGCAGAATCCCAGCGTGTTCGGCCATGTGCGCGACTTGTCGCCGCTGGCCAAGGCTTGCCACGACGCCGGCGCGCTCTTGATCGTCGTCGTCACCGAGATCGTGTCGCTCGGCCTGCTGATGCCGCCGGGCGAGATGGGCGCCGACATCGTCGTCGCCGAGGGCCAGTCTCTCGGCGTCGGCCTGAACTTCGGCGGCCCCTATGTAGGCCTTTTTGCGACACGCGAGAAATTCGTGCGGCAGATGCCGGGCCGTCTCGTTGGCGAGACCGTCGATGCCGACGGCCAGCGCGGCTTCGTGCTGACGCTCAGCACGCGTGAGCAGCACATCCGGCGCGAGAAGGCGACCAGCAACATCTGCACCAATTCCGGGCTGTGTGCGCTGGCCTTCACCATCCATCTCACCCTGCTGGGCGAGGCGGGCTTCACGCGGCTGGCCGAGCTGAACCATGCGACGGCGGTGAAGACCGCCGACGCCCTGGCGCAGGTCAAAGGCGTGAGCCTGCTCAACGGCACCTTCTTCAACGAGTTCACGCTGAAGCTGCCAAAGCCCGCGGCGCCGGTCGTCGAGCGGCTCGCGGCCAAGGGCGTGCTGGGCGGCGTGCCGGTGTCGCGCCTGATGCCCGACGATCCCGCGGTCGCCGACCTGCTGCTGGTCGCGGCCACCGAGACGGTGAGCGATGCCGACATCGCCGCACTCGCCCGCGCGCTGACGGAGGTGCTGTGA
- the gcvPB gene encoding aminomethyl-transferring glycine dehydrogenase subunit GcvPB, producing the protein MVQSLDRSQGRSGTLSASGTTAPTFTGNRALQLEEKLIFEMGQPGRCGVDLPEPPRVADRLNGLRRRGAIGLPGLAEPQVVQHYTRLSQKNYAIDMGVYPLGSCTMKHNPRLNEKIARLPGFADVHPLQPQSTVQGAFELIDELARWLKTLTGMPAVAMSPAAGAHGEMCGMMAIAAALAARGESQRKTVLVPESAHGTNPATAAALGFVVKPIPATDDGHVDVAALKAALGSDVAAIMLTNPNTCGLFERDILEVADAVHAAGAYFYCDGANYNAIVGRVRPGDLGVDCMHINLHKTFSTPHGGGGPGSGPVVLSDRLAAYAPRPWIVHDVTGWHAAEEGTSVDGQPLGRLKAFHGQMGMFTRALAYMMSHGADGLKQVAEDAVLNANYVMARLSAEMTPAFGGPCMHEALFDDSFLKDTGVSTLDFAKAMIDEGFHPMTMYFPLVVHGALLIEPTETQSKEALDQFCDALLHLARKAKSGTAVEDFRAAPTMAPRRRLDETLAARKPVLRWKPSNNPPTDAPTRQAAE; encoded by the coding sequence ATGGTCCAGTCGCTCGACCGTTCGCAGGGCCGCAGCGGTACGCTGTCCGCCTCCGGCACCACGGCGCCGACCTTCACCGGCAACCGCGCGTTGCAGCTCGAGGAGAAGCTGATCTTCGAGATGGGCCAGCCCGGCCGCTGCGGTGTCGACCTGCCGGAGCCGCCCAGGGTCGCCGACCGACTCAACGGCCTGCGCCGGCGCGGTGCCATCGGCCTGCCCGGGCTGGCCGAGCCGCAGGTGGTGCAGCACTACACGCGCCTGTCGCAGAAGAACTACGCCATCGACATGGGCGTCTACCCGCTGGGCTCGTGCACCATGAAGCACAACCCCCGGCTCAATGAAAAGATCGCCCGCCTGCCCGGCTTCGCCGACGTCCATCCGCTGCAGCCGCAATCGACAGTGCAGGGCGCCTTCGAGCTGATCGACGAGCTGGCGCGCTGGCTCAAGACCTTGACCGGCATGCCGGCGGTGGCGATGTCGCCGGCCGCGGGCGCGCATGGCGAGATGTGCGGCATGATGGCGATCGCCGCCGCGCTGGCCGCGCGCGGCGAGAGCCAGCGCAAGACCGTGCTGGTGCCGGAATCGGCGCACGGCACCAACCCCGCGACCGCCGCCGCCCTGGGCTTCGTCGTCAAGCCGATTCCGGCCACCGATGACGGCCATGTCGATGTCGCGGCGCTGAAGGCGGCGCTGGGTTCCGACGTGGCGGCCATCATGCTCACCAACCCCAACACCTGCGGGCTGTTCGAGCGCGACATCCTGGAGGTCGCCGACGCGGTGCATGCGGCGGGCGCCTATTTCTACTGCGACGGCGCCAACTACAACGCCATCGTCGGCCGGGTGCGGCCGGGCGATCTCGGCGTCGACTGCATGCACATCAACCTGCACAAGACCTTCTCGACGCCGCATGGCGGCGGCGGGCCGGGCTCGGGTCCCGTGGTGCTGTCGGATCGCCTCGCCGCCTATGCGCCGCGGCCGTGGATCGTGCACGACGTCACGGGTTGGCACGCCGCCGAGGAGGGCACCTCGGTCGACGGCCAGCCGCTGGGCCGCCTGAAGGCCTTCCATGGCCAGATGGGCATGTTCACCCGCGCGCTCGCCTACATGATGAGCCACGGCGCCGACGGCCTGAAGCAGGTCGCCGAGGACGCGGTGCTCAACGCCAACTACGTCATGGCCCGGCTGAGCGCCGAGATGACCCCGGCCTTCGGCGGCCCCTGCATGCACGAGGCGTTGTTCGACGACTCCTTCCTCAAGGACACCGGTGTCAGCACGCTCGACTTCGCCAAGGCGATGATCGACGAGGGCTTCCACCCCATGACCATGTACTTCCCGCTGGTCGTGCATGGCGCGCTGCTGATCGAGCCGACCGAGACGCAATCCAAGGAGGCGCTCGATCAGTTCTGCGACGCCCTGCTGCATCTCGCACGCAAGGCCAAGAGCGGCACGGCGGTCGAGGATTTCCGCGCCGCGCCGACCATGGCGCCGCGCCGCCGTCTCGACGAGACGCTGGCGGCGCGCAAGCCGGTGCTGCGCTGGAAGCCCAGCAACAATCCGCCGACCGACGCGCCCACGCGCCAGGCGGCGGAGTAA
- a CDS encoding phytanoyl-CoA dioxygenase family protein → MGWLDRERLRAACDRAARAWRAGLPPERRDGPLSNMAYLTDPRWYDDRRVPEEILRFVADRSVLDLIAAITGGVPLFHNTQYFMEQHGADWDGQWHRDTQFLAPDADSEKRDIAAGTGVHFRVALADDPWLSIVPGSHCRWDTAQEWAIRHEAASGDPPDAVRLPLKAGDALLFHAWSIHRGLYRCVPARRTFDVVYMTRGTVGRALTPQACMPSLVRLASLPRDARAFFQRFARAYRRVRASA, encoded by the coding sequence ATGGGATGGCTCGATCGCGAGCGGCTGCGGGCGGCATGCGATCGTGCGGCGCGCGCATGGCGCGCGGGGCTGCCGCCCGAACGGCGCGACGGCCCGCTCAGCAACATGGCCTATCTCACCGATCCCCGCTGGTACGACGATCGTCGCGTGCCGGAGGAGATCCTGCGGTTCGTTGCCGATCGCAGCGTGCTCGACCTGATCGCGGCGATCACCGGCGGCGTGCCGCTGTTCCACAACACGCAGTACTTCATGGAGCAGCACGGCGCCGACTGGGACGGGCAATGGCACCGCGATACGCAGTTCCTGGCGCCCGACGCCGACAGCGAGAAGCGCGACATCGCGGCCGGCACCGGCGTGCACTTCCGCGTCGCCCTCGCCGACGATCCCTGGCTGTCGATCGTGCCCGGCTCGCATTGCCGTTGGGATACGGCGCAGGAATGGGCGATCCGCCACGAGGCCGCGAGCGGTGATCCGCCGGACGCGGTGCGCCTGCCGCTGAAGGCCGGCGACGCGCTGCTGTTCCACGCCTGGTCGATCCATCGCGGTCTCTATCGCTGCGTACCGGCGCGCCGAACGTTCGACGTGGTCTACATGACGCGCGGCACGGTCGGGCGTGCGCTGACGCCGCAAGCCTGCATGCCGTCGCTGGTCCGTCTGGCCTCGTTGCCGCGCGACGCGCGCGCCTTCTTCCAGCGCTTCGCGCGCGCCTATCGCCGCGTCCGGGCGTCGGCCTGA
- a CDS encoding paraquat-inducible protein A, with protein sequence MTASLAARHPRDTPWLIVLWALTAISLALGLVVPAVKVTKVRLFDDTHSVLSGIGDLWYSDSWPLAIVIAAFSVALPVLKLLVAAFLWLTPHHRTGPLHAIAVSIGKWSMLDVLVVAIIVVSLQGDFFVRFRAQGGIYLFGASALFAMVLMAWIDRRRRQADARTRR encoded by the coding sequence ATGACCGCCTCGCTCGCCGCCCGCCATCCGCGCGACACGCCGTGGCTGATCGTGCTGTGGGCGCTCACCGCGATCAGCCTGGCGCTCGGCCTGGTGGTGCCGGCGGTGAAGGTCACCAAGGTGCGCCTGTTCGATGACACGCACAGCGTGCTGTCGGGCATCGGCGACCTCTGGTACTCGGACTCCTGGCCGTTGGCGATCGTGATCGCGGCCTTTTCGGTGGCGCTGCCGGTGCTCAAGCTGCTGGTTGCCGCCTTCCTGTGGCTGACGCCGCATCATCGCACCGGGCCGCTGCATGCCATCGCCGTCAGCATCGGCAAGTGGTCGATGCTCGACGTGCTGGTGGTGGCGATCATCGTCGTGTCGCTGCAGGGCGACTTCTTCGTGCGCTTCCGCGCCCAAGGCGGCATCTACCTGTTCGGCGCCTCGGCGCTGTTCGCCATGGTGCTGATGGCGTGGATCGACCGCCGGCGACGTCAGGCCGACGCCCGGACGCGGCGATAG
- a CDS encoding F0F1 ATP synthase subunit B: protein MFADPTFWVAVSFVIFLGVAGKAAWKGITGMLDQRAVAITKQLDDALKLRAEAEATLAEYKMKRDAAESEAKGIIDLATAEAVSLKARAEADLANTIKLRERQALDRIAQAEAKAMAEVRATAVDAAISATRSLLQERMQSGQGTELVDQAITELPRRLN from the coding sequence ATGTTCGCCGACCCGACATTCTGGGTCGCCGTGTCCTTCGTGATCTTCCTCGGGGTGGCCGGCAAGGCGGCATGGAAGGGCATCACCGGCATGCTCGACCAGCGCGCCGTCGCGATCACCAAGCAGCTCGACGACGCGCTGAAGCTGCGCGCCGAGGCCGAGGCGACGCTCGCCGAGTACAAGATGAAGCGCGACGCGGCGGAGAGCGAGGCCAAGGGCATCATCGATCTCGCCACCGCCGAAGCCGTCTCGCTCAAGGCGCGCGCCGAGGCCGACCTCGCCAACACCATCAAGCTGCGCGAGCGCCAGGCGCTCGACCGCATCGCCCAGGCCGAGGCCAAGGCCATGGCGGAGGTGCGCGCCACCGCCGTCGACGCCGCGATCTCCGCCACCCGCTCGCTCCTGCAGGAGCGCATGCAGTCGGGCCAGGGCACCGAGCTGGTCGACCAGGCGATCACCGAGCTGCCGAGACGGCTGAACTAG
- a CDS encoding F0F1 ATP synthase subunit C — protein MDPAAAKFIGAGLAAIGMIGAGIGVGNIWGSYITALSRNPASKAEIGANIWIGFAVTEAIALFALIVALIALFG, from the coding sequence ATGGATCCCGCAGCCGCCAAGTTCATCGGCGCCGGCCTCGCCGCCATCGGCATGATCGGTGCCGGCATCGGCGTCGGCAACATCTGGGGCAGCTACATCACGGCGCTCTCGCGCAACCCGGCCTCGAAGGCCGAGATTGGCGCCAACATCTGGATCGGCTTCGCCGTCACCGAGGCGATCGCGCTGTTCGCGCTGATCGTCGCGCTGATCGCGCTGTTCGGCTGA
- a CDS encoding F0F1 ATP synthase subunit A: protein MASPLEQFEIIDLSKPLFTIGKANIAFTNSAAFMLAAVGVASFFLIAAGAQKKLVPGRLQGLAEMLYDMVAGMIRDNVGDAGKKYFPFLFSLFIFILFGNMLGMIPYTFTFTSHIAVTFAMAFAIFLVITLIGIFKHGLHFFSLFFPHGAPLATAPILIPIEVISYLSRPVSLSVRLFANMTVGHVLLKVLAGFVIALGFIGGWVPLLVLVGITALEFLVAFLQAYIFTILCCIYLNDALHLH from the coding sequence GTGGCCAGTCCGCTCGAGCAGTTCGAGATCATCGATCTCAGCAAGCCGCTGTTCACCATCGGCAAGGCCAATATCGCGTTCACCAACTCCGCCGCCTTCATGCTCGCCGCCGTCGGCGTCGCGTCGTTTTTCCTGATCGCCGCCGGCGCGCAGAAGAAGCTGGTGCCCGGCCGCCTGCAGGGCCTGGCGGAGATGCTCTACGACATGGTCGCCGGCATGATCCGCGACAATGTCGGCGACGCCGGCAAGAAATACTTCCCGTTCCTGTTCTCGCTCTTCATCTTCATCCTGTTCGGCAACATGCTGGGGATGATCCCCTACACCTTCACCTTCACCAGCCACATCGCCGTGACCTTCGCGATGGCCTTCGCCATCTTCCTGGTCATCACGCTGATCGGCATCTTCAAGCACGGCCTGCACTTCTTCTCGTTGTTCTTCCCGCACGGCGCGCCGCTCGCCACCGCACCGATTCTGATCCCGATCGAGGTGATCTCCTACCTGTCGCGGCCGGTCAGCCTGTCGGTGCGTCTGTTCGCCAACATGACCGTGGGCCATGTTCTGCTGAAGGTGCTGGCCGGCTTCGTCATCGCCTTGGGCTTCATCGGCGGCTGGGTGCCGCTGCTGGTCCTGGTCGGCATCACGGCGCTGGAATTCCTCGTGGCCTTCCTGCAGGCCTACATCTTCACCATCCTCTGCTGCATCTACCTGAACGACGCGCTGCACCTGCACTGA
- a CDS encoding AtpZ/AtpI family protein, with product MAAGEKPPSLDELDARVKAAQQAQESRVGKPGGGPRGGTEKIGVGLRIGIELVAGVVVGTVLGLVLDRWLGTKPWLLIVGFLLGSCAGFLNVYRVAQAEEARRKAAAAEAKDQSRSS from the coding sequence ATGGCCGCAGGCGAGAAGCCGCCTTCGCTCGATGAGCTCGATGCCCGCGTGAAGGCGGCGCAGCAGGCTCAGGAGAGCAGGGTCGGGAAGCCGGGCGGCGGTCCGCGGGGCGGCACCGAGAAGATCGGCGTCGGACTGCGCATCGGCATCGAACTGGTCGCGGGTGTGGTCGTCGGAACGGTTCTCGGCCTGGTGCTGGATCGCTGGCTGGGAACCAAGCCTTGGTTGCTGATCGTGGGCTTCCTGCTCGGGTCGTGCGCCGGCTTCCTCAACGTCTACCGCGTGGCCCAGGCCGAGGAGGCGCGCCGCAAGGCCGCTGCCGCCGAGGCGAAGGATCAGTCGCGGTCCTCCTAG
- a CDS encoding demethoxyubiquinone hydroxylase family protein, with protein sequence MIGARLNPGESLGDRILKVDHAGEHGAVNIYRGQLLVARLTATDHCREIAGMRAHEERHRAIFADELSRRGLRRCRSYWLCGAGGLLLGLATGLLGGSAIAATTAAVERVVLRHLDEQLATLSSDQAATMAIKAIIDDERQHHDLSLCRIDGDTLLVRAITRLVETSTEAVIWLGMKL encoded by the coding sequence ATGATTGGCGCGCGCCTGAATCCCGGCGAGTCGCTCGGCGATCGGATTCTGAAAGTCGACCACGCCGGCGAGCACGGCGCGGTCAACATCTATCGCGGTCAGCTTCTCGTCGCTCGCCTTACGGCGACGGACCATTGCCGCGAGATCGCCGGGATGCGCGCCCACGAAGAACGGCATCGTGCCATCTTTGCCGACGAGCTGTCGCGGCGCGGCCTGCGACGCTGCCGCAGCTACTGGCTCTGCGGCGCGGGTGGCCTGCTTCTCGGCCTGGCGACGGGCCTCTTGGGCGGCAGTGCGATTGCGGCAACGACTGCGGCGGTCGAGCGGGTCGTGCTACGTCATCTCGATGAGCAACTCGCTACCCTGAGCTCGGATCAGGCGGCGACGATGGCGATCAAGGCCATCATCGACGACGAGAGACAGCACCACGATCTATCCCTGTGTCGTATTGACGGCGACACCTTGCTCGTACGGGCGATAACCCGCCTTGTCGAGACCTCCACCGAGGCAGTCATCTGGCTTGGCATGAAGCTCTAG